A region from the Corylus avellana chromosome ca7, CavTom2PMs-1.0 genome encodes:
- the LOC132188310 gene encoding glycosyltransferase BC10, whose translation MQSRLMALEEGKNPTTTLRTNQSRTLPLRLLQWFSLFLVLGFGVSIVSMYMIRYFKVANVAWIGQSPLRPCFEELRTIESWIRPPSNLLHIMNDTELLWRASFVPRIKSYPYERVPKIAFMFLTKGPLPMAPLWERFFKGHEELYSIYVHTLPSYNDSFSPASVFYKRQIPSQVAEWGRMSMCDAERRLLANALLDISNEWFVLLSEACIPLHNFSIVYLYISKSRYSFMGSFDEIGPYGRGRYNQNMAPTVNLSDWRKGSQWFELNRELAVKIVEDTTYHPLFNEFCQPACYVDEHYFQTMLSIQTPHLLANRSLTYVDWSRGGAHPATFGKADIKEEFFKKIFESTTCLYNNQPSSLCFLFARKLAPSALDPLLELSPKVLGF comes from the exons ATGCAATCAAGATTGATGGCATTGGAGGAAGGCAAGAACCCTACCACTACACTGAGAACAAATCAATCCAGGACTTTACCTTTGAGACTCCTCCAATGGTTCTCGTTATTTTTGGTTCTGGGTTTTGGAGTTTCAATTGTTAGCATGTATATGATTCGATATTTTAAGGTTGCGAATGTTGCTTGGATAGGACAGTCCCCTCTTAGGCCATGCTTTGAAGAGCTAAGAACAATCGAGAGTTGGATTAGGCCTCCATCAAATCTGTTGCATATCATGAATGACACTGAATTGTTGTGGCGGGCTTCCTTTGTTCCTCGAATAAAATCTTATCCGTACGAGAGAGTTCCCAAGATTGCCTTCATGTTCTTGACAAAGGGGCCACTGCCAATGGCACCTCTCTGGGAACGGTTCTTTAAGGGGCATGAGGAGCTTTATTCAATCTATGTTCATACACTGCCATCTTACAATGACAGCTTTTCACCTGCATCAGTTTTTTACAAGAGACAAATCCCAAGCCAG GTGGCAGAGTGGGGAAGAATGAGTATGTGTGATGCTGAAAGGAGACTCCTAGCTAATGCATTGCTTGATATCTCAAATGAATGGTTTGTCCTCCTGTCTGAGGCATGCATTCCTCTCCACAACTTCAGCATTGTTTATCTCTACATATCAAAATCCAGGTACAGCTTTATGGGTTCATTTGATGAAATTGGACCCTATGGGAGAGGGCGCTATAATCAAAACATGGCGCCCACGGTCAACCTCAGCGACTGGCGTAAAGGGTCTCAGTGGTTTGAACTTAATCGGGAACTTGCGGTTAAGATAGTTGAAGACACCACTTACCATCCCTTGTTCAATGAGTTCTGCCAGCCAGCATGTTATGTGGATGAGCACTACTTCCAGACAATGCTGAGCATCCAAACTCCACATCTTTTGGCAAACAGGAGCCTTACTTATGTGGACTGGTCAAGAGGTGGTGCTCACCCAGCTACATTTGGCAAGGCTGATATTAAAGAGGAATTTTTCAAGAAGATATTTGAAAGTACGACCTGCCTATACAATAATCAGCCATCTTcactttgtttcctttttgcaAGAAAGTTGGCTCCAAGTGCTTTGGATCCTCTGTTGGAATTATCACCCAAAGTTCTAGGCTTTTGA
- the LOC132188686 gene encoding uncharacterized protein LOC132188686 isoform X2 translates to MATMPSHSLRHLTTTRPWLRAFRTSSTMASLSSSSLADDSARAQQPSATEHSQPSKSYFPKRGQSLELVCDSLAFKGKGLCKVADTGFVVMCDRALPGERFIGRVTRKKGNYAEVSKVKTISPHWDFVDAPCEYASYCGGCKTQNLSYEAQLRAKEQQVCDLVIHVGKFSSEELESLNVMKPIVPCDIQFHYRNKVLAAIQDCWRDPQLGLSAYDVHSHAGFLKHLVLRTGRDVKTGLPELMVNFVTSSYKPGLMKPLVEKILSIPEVVSVMNNVNTSVGNTSVGEEEYTLYGKPSITEILRGLTFQISANSFFQTNTKQAEVLYRLIEDCAGLRGDGSEIVLDLFCGTGTIGLTLARKVRHVYGYEVVAQAIADACLNAKLNGINNATFVQGDLNKIDESFGNNFPKPDIVITDPNRPGMHMKLIKFLLKLKAPRIVYVSCNPATCARDLDYLCHGVREKNIEGCYTLKRLQPVDMFPHTPHIECICLLELC, encoded by the exons ATGGCGACTATGCCGAGCCATAGCCTCAGGCACCTGACCACCACGCGCCCATGGCTCCGAGCTTTTCGCACCTCATCAACCATGGCCTCTTTATCCTCTTCGTCTCTCGCTGATGACTCGGCCCGTGCGCAACAGCCCAGCGCCACAGAGCACAGTCAGCCCAGCAAGTCATACTTCCCGAAGCGAGGGCAGAGCTTGGAGCTGGTGTGCGATTCCCTGGCTTTCAAGGGGAAGGGTCTGTGCAAAGTGGCGGACACCGGGTTCGTTGTCATGTGCGACCGTGCACTCCCTGGTGAGCGATTCATTGGGCGCGTCACTCGCAAGAAGGGGAACTATGCTGAG GTGAGTAAGGTAAAGACAATATCTCCTCACTGGGACTTTGTGGATGCCCCTTGCGAGTATGCTTCTTATTGTGGAGGATGCAAAACACAAAACCTCTCTTATGAGGCTCAGCTTAGAGCCAAGGAACAACAAGTCTGTGACTTGGTGATACATGTTGGCAAGTTTTCAAGTGAGGAATTGGAATCCCTTAACGTCATGAAGCCAATTGTTCCCTGTGATATCCAGTTCCATTATAGGAACAAG GTTCTTGCAGCTATCCAAGATTGTTGGAGAGATCCACAACTAGGTCTTTCTGCTTATGATGTTCATTCTCATGCTGGATTTCTTAAGCATCTAGTACTAAGAACTGGAAG GGATGTGAAGACTGGTCTGCCTGAACTTATGGTTAATTTTGTGACCTCGTCTTACAAGCCAGGGCTGATGAAGCCCCTAGTTGAGAAAATTTTATCCATTCCTGAAGTG GTAAGTGTGATGAATAATGTAAATACCTCTGTTGGTAACACATCAGTTGGGGAGGAGGAATACACTCTGTATGGGAAACCTAGCATCACAGAAATTTTAAGGGGGCTTACGTTTCAAATATCAGCCAACTCTTTCTTCCAGACAAACACTAAGCAG GCAGAGGTTTTGTATAGGCTCATAGAAGATTGTGCTGGTCTAAGAGGGGATGGATCAGAAATTGTCCTGGACCTGTTTTGTGGCACTGGCACTATTGGTTTGACTCTTGCCAGAaa GGTCAGACATGTTTACGGATATGAAGTAGTTGCTCAAGCCATTGCAGATGCTTGCTTGAATGCCAAGCTGAATGGTATCAATAATGCCACATTTGTCCAAGGGGATCTTAATAAAATTGATGAAAGTTTTGGCAACAATTTTCCTAAGCCTGACATTGTCATAACAG ATCCAAACCGTCCAGGCATGCACATGAAGTTGATTAAATTTCTGCTAAAGCTCAAGGCACCACGCATAGTTTATGTATCCTGTAATCCTGCCACATGTGCGCGTGACCTTGATTATCTATGTCACGGCGTG agagagaaaaatatagaaggTTGCTACACGCTAAAGAGACTACAACCTGTAGACATGTTCCCACACACTCCTCATATCGAGTGCATTTGCCTGCTGGAGCTTTGCTGA
- the LOC132188686 gene encoding uncharacterized protein LOC132188686 isoform X1 codes for MATMPSHSLRHLTTTRPWLRAFRTSSTMASLSSSSLADDSARAQQPSATEHSQPSKSYFPKRGQSLELVCDSLAFKGKGLCKVADTGFVVMCDRALPGERFIGRVTRKKGNYAEVSKVKTISPHWDFVDAPCEYASYCGGCKTQNLSYEAQLRAKEQQVCDLVIHVGKFSSEELESLNVMKPIVPCDIQFHYRNKMEFSFGSQEWLPRGSLSEKQDTNGSYALGLHAPGFFDKVLNVNKCLLQSEPANMVLAAIQDCWRDPQLGLSAYDVHSHAGFLKHLVLRTGRDVKTGLPELMVNFVTSSYKPGLMKPLVEKILSIPEVVSVMNNVNTSVGNTSVGEEEYTLYGKPSITEILRGLTFQISANSFFQTNTKQAEVLYRLIEDCAGLRGDGSEIVLDLFCGTGTIGLTLARKVRHVYGYEVVAQAIADACLNAKLNGINNATFVQGDLNKIDESFGNNFPKPDIVITDPNRPGMHMKLIKFLLKLKAPRIVYVSCNPATCARDLDYLCHGVREKNIEGCYTLKRLQPVDMFPHTPHIECICLLELC; via the exons ATGGCGACTATGCCGAGCCATAGCCTCAGGCACCTGACCACCACGCGCCCATGGCTCCGAGCTTTTCGCACCTCATCAACCATGGCCTCTTTATCCTCTTCGTCTCTCGCTGATGACTCGGCCCGTGCGCAACAGCCCAGCGCCACAGAGCACAGTCAGCCCAGCAAGTCATACTTCCCGAAGCGAGGGCAGAGCTTGGAGCTGGTGTGCGATTCCCTGGCTTTCAAGGGGAAGGGTCTGTGCAAAGTGGCGGACACCGGGTTCGTTGTCATGTGCGACCGTGCACTCCCTGGTGAGCGATTCATTGGGCGCGTCACTCGCAAGAAGGGGAACTATGCTGAG GTGAGTAAGGTAAAGACAATATCTCCTCACTGGGACTTTGTGGATGCCCCTTGCGAGTATGCTTCTTATTGTGGAGGATGCAAAACACAAAACCTCTCTTATGAGGCTCAGCTTAGAGCCAAGGAACAACAAGTCTGTGACTTGGTGATACATGTTGGCAAGTTTTCAAGTGAGGAATTGGAATCCCTTAACGTCATGAAGCCAATTGTTCCCTGTGATATCCAGTTCCATTATAGGAACAAG ATGGAATTCTCATTTGGATCTCAAGAATGGTTACCTAGAGGATCATTATCAGAGAAACAAGATACTAATGGGAGCTATGCACTCGGACTGCATGCTCCTGGCTTTTTTGATAAGGTTCTGAATGTCAACAAGTGCTTACTGCAAAGTGAACCAGCGAATATG GTTCTTGCAGCTATCCAAGATTGTTGGAGAGATCCACAACTAGGTCTTTCTGCTTATGATGTTCATTCTCATGCTGGATTTCTTAAGCATCTAGTACTAAGAACTGGAAG GGATGTGAAGACTGGTCTGCCTGAACTTATGGTTAATTTTGTGACCTCGTCTTACAAGCCAGGGCTGATGAAGCCCCTAGTTGAGAAAATTTTATCCATTCCTGAAGTG GTAAGTGTGATGAATAATGTAAATACCTCTGTTGGTAACACATCAGTTGGGGAGGAGGAATACACTCTGTATGGGAAACCTAGCATCACAGAAATTTTAAGGGGGCTTACGTTTCAAATATCAGCCAACTCTTTCTTCCAGACAAACACTAAGCAG GCAGAGGTTTTGTATAGGCTCATAGAAGATTGTGCTGGTCTAAGAGGGGATGGATCAGAAATTGTCCTGGACCTGTTTTGTGGCACTGGCACTATTGGTTTGACTCTTGCCAGAaa GGTCAGACATGTTTACGGATATGAAGTAGTTGCTCAAGCCATTGCAGATGCTTGCTTGAATGCCAAGCTGAATGGTATCAATAATGCCACATTTGTCCAAGGGGATCTTAATAAAATTGATGAAAGTTTTGGCAACAATTTTCCTAAGCCTGACATTGTCATAACAG ATCCAAACCGTCCAGGCATGCACATGAAGTTGATTAAATTTCTGCTAAAGCTCAAGGCACCACGCATAGTTTATGTATCCTGTAATCCTGCCACATGTGCGCGTGACCTTGATTATCTATGTCACGGCGTG agagagaaaaatatagaaggTTGCTACACGCTAAAGAGACTACAACCTGTAGACATGTTCCCACACACTCCTCATATCGAGTGCATTTGCCTGCTGGAGCTTTGCTGA